The Kitasatospora paranensis genome has a window encoding:
- a CDS encoding metalloregulator ArsR/SmtB family transcription factor translates to MSNLELPILEPDAAPCCPPITSAELSVEDSVRMAAMFKALADPVRLRLFSKIASHPGGEACVCDIQDVGVSQPTVSHHLRKLREAGLLTSERRGTWVYYRVAPSAVAGMAALLDLTR, encoded by the coding sequence ATGTCGAACCTGGAGCTGCCGATCCTGGAGCCGGACGCGGCGCCGTGCTGCCCGCCGATCACCTCCGCCGAGCTGTCCGTCGAGGATTCGGTGCGGATGGCCGCGATGTTCAAGGCGCTGGCCGACCCGGTGCGGCTGCGACTGTTCTCGAAGATCGCCTCGCACCCGGGCGGAGAGGCCTGCGTCTGCGACATCCAGGACGTCGGGGTGTCCCAGCCGACCGTCTCGCACCACCTGAGGAAGCTCCGCGAGGCCGGGCTGCTCACCAGCGAGCGCCGGGGCACCTGGGTCTACTACCGGGTCGCACCCTCGGCGGTGGCCGGCATGGCCGCCCTGCTGGACCTGACGCGCTGA
- a CDS encoding MIP/aquaporin family protein — protein sequence MATDPAPTTAGSPEPAPGPAPVVPLRNRVAAELVGTAALVAVVVGSGIQATGLSGDVGLQLLANSLATVFGLGVLILLLGPVSGAHFNPVVTLAEWWTGRRKAEGIGLREVAAYIPAQIVGAIGGAILADAMFGRAPVRWSTHDRSAGHLLLGEVVATAGLVLLILGLARTDRVRFAPVAVASYIGAAYWFTSSTSFANPAVTIGRAFTDTFAGIAPGSVPAFVGMQFVGGAVGLALVALVFTHRGRRSTGG from the coding sequence ATGGCCACCGATCCCGCACCGACCACCGCGGGGTCGCCCGAACCGGCCCCGGGGCCGGCGCCCGTCGTGCCGCTGCGCAACCGGGTGGCGGCAGAACTGGTCGGGACCGCCGCCCTGGTGGCGGTCGTGGTCGGCTCCGGGATCCAGGCCACCGGGCTCAGCGGCGACGTCGGCCTGCAGCTGCTGGCCAATTCGCTGGCCACCGTCTTCGGGCTCGGTGTGCTGATCCTGCTGCTCGGTCCCGTCTCGGGCGCGCACTTCAACCCGGTGGTGACGCTGGCCGAGTGGTGGACGGGCCGGCGGAAGGCCGAGGGGATCGGCCTGCGGGAGGTCGCCGCTTACATCCCGGCCCAGATCGTCGGCGCGATCGGCGGGGCGATCCTGGCGGACGCGATGTTCGGCAGGGCTCCGGTGCGGTGGTCGACGCACGACCGCTCCGCGGGGCACCTGTTGCTCGGAGAGGTGGTCGCCACCGCGGGCCTGGTGCTGCTGATCCTCGGCCTGGCCAGGACCGACCGGGTGCGGTTCGCCCCCGTCGCCGTCGCCTCCTACATCGGCGCGGCGTACTGGTTCACCTCCTCCACCTCCTTCGCCAACCCGGCGGTCACGATCGGCCGCGCGTTCACCGACACCTTCGCCGGCATCGCACCGGGCTCCGTGCCGGCCTTCGTCGGCATGCAGTTCGTCGGCGGCGCGGTGGGCCTGGCCCTGGTCGCGCTGGTCTTCACCCACCGCGGCCGCCGCTCCACGGGAGGCTGA
- a CDS encoding metalloregulator ArsR/SmtB family transcription factor: MVTSVDGDLLKALADPLRMQIVRLLAHEALCTTHLVAETGARQTNLSNHLRILRDAGVVDTEPCGRFTYYRLRPEALQMLADEYAALAVRAREGAAADRKRSC; the protein is encoded by the coding sequence ATGGTGACGTCAGTCGATGGTGATCTGTTGAAGGCCCTGGCCGATCCGCTGCGGATGCAGATCGTCCGGCTCCTCGCCCATGAGGCGCTCTGCACCACCCACCTGGTGGCCGAGACCGGCGCGCGCCAGACCAACCTCTCCAACCACCTGAGGATCCTCCGGGACGCCGGTGTCGTCGACACCGAGCCCTGCGGGCGCTTCACCTACTACCGGCTGCGCCCCGAGGCGCTGCAGATGCTCGCCGACGAGTACGCGGCCCTGGCCGTGCGTGCTCGCGAGGGTGCTGCCGCCGACCGCAAACGGTCCTGCTGA
- a CDS encoding arsenate reductase ArsC: MPAPAASVLFVCIHNAGRSQMAAGFLRHLAGDRVEVRSAGSAPGDRVNPAAVAAMAELGIDLSDQTPKILTTEAVETSDYVITMGCGDACPYFPGKTYLDWKLEDPAGQGVEAVRPIRDGIRLLVEGLIAEIDAR; this comes from the coding sequence ATGCCCGCACCTGCCGCGTCCGTCCTCTTCGTGTGCATCCACAACGCCGGCCGCTCCCAGATGGCCGCCGGCTTCCTGCGGCACCTGGCCGGCGACCGGGTCGAGGTCCGCTCGGCCGGTTCGGCCCCGGGCGACCGGGTCAACCCGGCCGCCGTCGCGGCCATGGCCGAACTCGGTATCGACCTCTCCGACCAGACGCCCAAGATCCTGACCACGGAGGCGGTCGAGACCTCGGACTACGTCATCACCATGGGCTGCGGCGACGCCTGCCCGTACTTCCCCGGCAAGACCTACCTGGACTGGAAGCTGGAGGACCCGGCAGGCCAGGGCGTCGAGGCCGTCCGGCCGATCCGCGACGGGATCAGGCTGCTCGTCGAGGGCCTGATCGCCGAGATCGACGCGAGGTAG
- a CDS encoding N-acetyltransferase family protein, with amino-acid sequence MTAAHAEAVLAIYQAGIDEGNATFETTAPAWPVFDAARLPEHRWVAVDHDGTVLGWVAVSAVSSRCVYAGVVEHSVYVHPDAQGRGVGRMLLDAVITSTEAAGIWTIQSGIFPENHASLALHRRAGFRVIGTRERVGRQHGVWRDVMLLERRSSVI; translated from the coding sequence ATGACCGCGGCGCACGCCGAAGCGGTGCTCGCGATCTACCAGGCAGGCATCGACGAGGGCAACGCCACCTTCGAGACCACCGCACCCGCCTGGCCGGTGTTCGACGCCGCACGCCTGCCGGAACACCGCTGGGTCGCCGTCGACCACGACGGAACGGTCCTCGGCTGGGTCGCCGTCTCCGCGGTGTCCAGCCGATGCGTGTACGCGGGCGTGGTGGAGCACTCCGTCTACGTGCACCCCGACGCACAGGGGCGGGGAGTCGGACGGATGCTGCTGGACGCGGTCATCACCTCGACCGAGGCCGCGGGCATCTGGACCATCCAGTCCGGGATCTTTCCCGAGAACCACGCGAGCCTGGCCCTGCACCGGCGGGCGGGCTTCCGCGTGATCGGCACCCGGGAGCGCGTCGGCCGGCAGCACGGCGTCTGGCGGGACGTCATGCTGCTGGAGCGACGCAGCTCCGTCATCTGA
- a CDS encoding peptidoglycan-binding domain-containing protein: MTELLEQNVGPRDEEQAPPSGAASRRRLFIALAVASALLATGGVVASTYVKSPGQLAAETKAPPLSMITATVEKRVLSDTVVARGSVEASSQFQVTPLGGGQGAAVQVVTAVHVKTGDAVRPGDVLLEVSGRPLIALPGAVPIYRDLKPGDHGTDVAQLQAALKSLGYPTTGDDGGRFGPATKQAVAKMYAHLGFDHPVTGVDDQAKLKTAQQAVDTAQRQVDALDAQIHAASGTPATTPPGGKSGASGGGESLATQLAYAKKALLSAQDDYRTTVDTTGPMIPISEAVFLPAFPAQVTAFTAKVGDPVKAPLITLSTGRLGVHSQMTPDRAALLKPGMPVEITVTATGKHVAGKITSIGEPSAADAQADGGQGGGSGGGALTSRVTIDPVDDLGPEWAGKDVQLTVTSASSGADVLVVPLSAVSTGADGVASVVKATKDSSGPPPAGCRSSPA; this comes from the coding sequence GTGACAGAGCTGTTGGAACAGAACGTCGGGCCACGGGACGAGGAGCAGGCGCCGCCCTCGGGCGCGGCCTCACGCCGCCGGCTCTTCATCGCGCTGGCGGTGGCGTCCGCGCTCCTGGCCACCGGCGGCGTCGTGGCCTCGACGTACGTCAAGTCGCCGGGCCAGCTGGCGGCCGAGACCAAGGCGCCACCGCTGTCGATGATCACCGCGACGGTCGAGAAGCGCGTCCTGTCCGACACGGTGGTCGCACGCGGGAGCGTCGAGGCCTCGTCGCAGTTCCAGGTCACCCCGCTCGGCGGCGGCCAGGGTGCAGCGGTGCAGGTCGTGACGGCGGTCCACGTCAAGACGGGCGATGCCGTCCGGCCCGGGGACGTCCTGCTGGAGGTCTCCGGGCGGCCGCTGATCGCCCTGCCCGGAGCGGTTCCGATCTACCGCGATCTGAAGCCCGGCGACCACGGGACGGACGTCGCCCAGCTGCAGGCCGCGCTCAAGAGCCTCGGCTACCCGACAACCGGGGACGACGGCGGCAGGTTCGGGCCGGCCACGAAGCAGGCGGTGGCGAAGATGTACGCCCACCTCGGCTTCGACCACCCGGTCACCGGCGTCGACGACCAGGCGAAGCTGAAGACCGCCCAGCAGGCGGTCGACACCGCGCAACGGCAGGTCGACGCCCTCGACGCGCAGATCCACGCGGCCTCGGGGACCCCCGCGACGACCCCGCCCGGCGGGAAGTCCGGGGCGTCCGGCGGCGGCGAAAGCCTGGCGACCCAACTCGCCTACGCCAAGAAGGCGCTGCTCTCGGCCCAGGACGACTACCGGACCACGGTCGACACCACCGGGCCGATGATCCCGATCTCCGAGGCGGTGTTCCTCCCGGCCTTCCCCGCCCAGGTCACCGCGTTCACCGCCAAGGTCGGCGACCCCGTGAAGGCACCGCTGATCACGCTGTCGACCGGCCGCCTCGGCGTGCACTCCCAGATGACGCCCGACCGAGCGGCCCTGCTCAAGCCCGGCATGCCGGTCGAGATCACCGTGACGGCGACCGGCAAGCACGTCGCCGGGAAGATCACCTCGATCGGCGAGCCCTCCGCCGCCGACGCCCAGGCGGACGGCGGACAGGGCGGAGGATCCGGCGGCGGCGCGCTGACCAGCAGGGTCACCATCGACCCCGTCGACGACCTGGGCCCGGAGTGGGCCGGCAAGGACGTCCAGCTCACCGTCACCTCGGCCTCCAGCGGGGCGGACGTCCTGGTCGTGCCGCTCTCCGCCGTGTCCACCGGCGCTGACGGAGTCGCCTCCGTGGTAAAAGCCACGAAGGACAGCTCCGGGCCCCCACCCGCCGGGTGCAGGTCGTCGCCGGCCTGA
- a CDS encoding ABC transporter permease, with protein MKTTVAPSRFSVHDLVSEALSGVLQRPGRSVLTMLGTVLGIGAFVAVLGLTATASSQIDGRFNLLAATEVTVQDIGPGDEGAPMAFPADASARARAINGTVGAGIWWPLPIHPKAVASSPFAPEGTGQGLGLYAAEPEALVAMHPTLADGVLFGRFHQDRKERVAVLGRGAAERLGISRLDAQPAVFIDGSPYTVVGILDDISRFPELLNAVVIPSSTAMAAYGSPQDPRASMVVDTRMGAAQVVAGQLALALRPDAPQFLKVSAPPDPTTLKSGVANDLGTLFLLLAGISLLIGAVGIANTTLVAVLERSGEIGLRRALGARPRHVAFQFLTESAALGTLGGLVGTCLGVAVVLAVAVAQDWTAALSMWAVLPAPLIGSVTGILAGSYPSLRAARIEPVEALRR; from the coding sequence ATGAAGACGACCGTTGCCCCCTCCCGGTTCTCCGTCCACGACCTCGTCTCCGAAGCACTGTCGGGCGTCCTGCAGCGCCCCGGCCGCTCGGTGCTGACCATGCTCGGCACCGTCCTCGGGATCGGCGCCTTCGTCGCCGTGCTCGGTCTCACCGCCACCGCGAGCAGCCAGATCGACGGCCGGTTCAACCTCCTGGCCGCCACCGAGGTGACCGTGCAGGACATCGGCCCCGGCGACGAGGGTGCGCCCATGGCGTTCCCGGCGGACGCCTCGGCCCGGGCCCGGGCCATCAACGGCACGGTCGGCGCAGGCATCTGGTGGCCGCTGCCGATCCACCCGAAGGCCGTCGCCTCCTCGCCCTTCGCACCGGAGGGCACCGGCCAGGGCCTCGGGCTGTACGCGGCCGAGCCCGAAGCCCTGGTGGCGATGCATCCGACGCTCGCCGACGGCGTGCTCTTCGGGCGCTTCCACCAGGACCGGAAGGAACGCGTCGCCGTCCTGGGCCGGGGCGCGGCCGAGCGCCTGGGCATCAGCCGGCTCGACGCGCAGCCCGCGGTCTTCATCGACGGGTCGCCCTACACGGTGGTCGGCATCCTCGACGACATCAGCCGGTTCCCCGAGCTGCTGAACGCCGTCGTCATCCCGTCCAGCACCGCCATGGCGGCGTACGGCTCCCCGCAGGACCCGCGGGCGAGCATGGTGGTGGACACCAGGATGGGCGCGGCGCAGGTGGTGGCCGGTCAGCTCGCCCTCGCACTCCGGCCGGACGCCCCGCAGTTCCTCAAGGTGTCGGCCCCGCCGGACCCGACCACGCTGAAGAGCGGGGTCGCCAACGACCTCGGCACGCTCTTCCTGCTGCTCGCCGGCATATCACTGCTGATCGGAGCGGTCGGGATCGCCAACACCACCCTCGTCGCGGTCCTCGAACGCAGCGGCGAGATCGGCCTGCGCCGTGCGTTGGGGGCGCGCCCTCGGCACGTCGCGTTCCAGTTCCTGACCGAGTCCGCGGCGCTCGGCACGCTCGGCGGGCTCGTCGGCACGTGCCTCGGTGTCGCCGTCGTGCTGGCCGTCGCCGTCGCGCAGGACTGGACCGCGGCGCTCTCCATGTGGGCCGTCCTCCCGGCCCCGCTGATCGGGTCGGTCACCGGGATCCTGGCGGGCAGCTACCCCTCGCTGCGGGCCGCCAGGATCGAGCCCGTCGAGGCCCTGCGCCGGTGA
- the sigK gene encoding ECF RNA polymerase sigma factor SigK, with protein MSTRKSRAVTAPQVRPLDSPATAGPPSSQVGDGLDGVMPLVAAGDERAFGLLYDAMAGPVLGLVRRVLRDAAQSEEVTQEVLLEVWRTAARYRPERGGVAAWVLTIAHSRAVDRVRSVRASADRDRRVTAASHLPPSDEVVEAVERRLDGDRVRECLGELSEVQRQCLTLAYYGGLTQTQIADAVGAPLGTVKTRMRDGLIRMRRLLAAEQ; from the coding sequence ATGTCGACCCGGAAGAGTCGTGCCGTGACCGCACCGCAGGTACGCCCACTCGACTCCCCCGCCACCGCAGGGCCCCCGTCGTCGCAGGTCGGCGACGGGCTGGACGGCGTGATGCCGCTGGTCGCGGCGGGTGACGAACGGGCTTTCGGGCTGCTGTACGACGCCATGGCGGGGCCGGTGCTGGGGCTCGTCCGACGAGTGCTGAGGGATGCGGCGCAGTCCGAGGAGGTGACGCAGGAGGTTCTGCTGGAGGTCTGGCGCACGGCTGCGCGCTACCGGCCCGAGCGGGGCGGGGTGGCGGCCTGGGTCCTGACCATCGCCCACAGCCGCGCCGTCGACCGCGTGCGTTCGGTCCGGGCCTCAGCCGACCGGGACAGGCGGGTGACCGCCGCCTCGCACCTCCCGCCGTCCGACGAGGTCGTCGAGGCGGTCGAGCGCAGGCTGGACGGCGACCGGGTGCGGGAATGCCTGGGGGAACTGAGCGAGGTCCAGCGGCAGTGTCTGACCCTCGCCTACTACGGCGGCCTCACCCAGACGCAGATAGCCGATGCCGTCGGTGCGCCTCTCGGCACCGTCAAGACCCGTATGCGCGACGGGCTCATCCGGATGAGGCGCCTCCTCGCAGCCGAGCAGTGA
- a CDS encoding DUF4193 domain-containing protein → MATDFDAPRAGEDDQQDDGLRTLKATRATARASTVDVVDQLEADYATELPGADLSGEDLSVPVLPKQQDEFTCTACYLVHHRSRLARSRKNQQICRDCD, encoded by the coding sequence GTGGCCACCGATTTCGACGCGCCGCGTGCGGGCGAGGACGATCAGCAGGACGACGGCCTCCGCACGCTGAAGGCCACCCGCGCCACGGCGAGGGCTTCCACGGTCGACGTCGTCGACCAACTGGAGGCCGACTACGCCACGGAGTTGCCCGGCGCGGACCTCTCCGGCGAGGATCTCAGCGTCCCCGTACTCCCCAAGCAGCAGGACGAGTTCACCTGCACCGCGTGCTACCTCGTGCACCACCGCAGCCGACTCGCCCGCAGCAGGAAGAACCAGCAGATCTGCCGCGACTGCGACTGA
- a CDS encoding site-specific integrase gives MADVPVSTPPSIEELNAAVECACAPPTSASRAKQLRWVAGEIRTALERDAVPAAAARSLGELLAPDTLAAYLRAAELGLLRRKPTARPDQASSASMKVREDCLQILGARAGLAVVLPDRDLQVVLRPVVAARPRSILLGHLERAVRPGRSQARSRVLAIIATVMDTGCRAGELCTLRVDDVDLRRGRIRVTRLPQHRDLLAEPVTETVALSGPGRAALRDWLTVRSRLVLRDAAKPAGPTNETTTALWVSISPSGRSRPGLPLHFRGLARAYVREIQALNIDMAGEPGWEPLPKRMEQLRRAIDLEPADLQGVTVLRRTATPLPDP, from the coding sequence ATGGCAGACGTTCCGGTGAGCACGCCGCCCTCGATCGAGGAGCTGAACGCCGCGGTCGAATGCGCCTGCGCACCGCCCACGAGCGCGTCCCGGGCGAAGCAACTGCGGTGGGTCGCCGGTGAGATCCGCACTGCCCTGGAGCGGGACGCCGTCCCGGCGGCGGCCGCCCGGTCGCTCGGCGAACTGCTGGCGCCGGACACCCTCGCCGCCTACCTCCGGGCCGCCGAACTGGGCCTGCTGCGGCGGAAGCCGACCGCACGGCCGGACCAGGCGTCGTCGGCGTCCATGAAGGTGCGGGAGGACTGCCTGCAGATCCTCGGCGCCCGGGCGGGGCTCGCCGTCGTACTCCCGGACCGCGACCTGCAGGTCGTGCTCCGGCCGGTGGTCGCCGCCCGTCCGCGGAGCATTCTGCTCGGCCACCTGGAACGCGCGGTCCGGCCGGGCCGGTCGCAGGCCCGGAGCCGGGTGCTCGCCATCATCGCCACGGTGATGGACACCGGCTGCCGGGCCGGCGAGCTCTGCACCCTTCGCGTGGACGACGTCGACCTCCGCCGGGGCAGGATCCGGGTCACCCGGCTTCCCCAGCACCGGGATCTGCTGGCCGAACCGGTCACCGAGACGGTCGCGCTGTCCGGTCCGGGTCGGGCCGCCCTGCGGGACTGGCTGACCGTCCGCAGCCGCCTGGTCCTGCGCGACGCCGCGAAGCCCGCCGGCCCGACGAACGAGACCACCACCGCCCTGTGGGTGAGCATCTCCCCCAGCGGCCGCAGCCGGCCCGGCCTTCCGCTGCACTTCCGGGGCCTGGCCCGGGCCTACGTCCGCGAGATCCAGGCCCTCAACATCGACATGGCCGGCGAGCCCGGCTGGGAGCCGCTGCCGAAGCGGATGGAGCAACTGCGCCGCGCCATCGACCTCGAACCGGCCGACCTCCAGGGCGTGACCGTCCTCCGCCGCACCGCCACTCCGCTCCCCGACCCATAG
- a CDS encoding SDR family oxidoreductase codes for MEPVTLITGGSTGIGAATARTLLKQGHRVAVTGRDAGKLAAFADSAGAGERLLTITGDAAEPEDVAAAVGRVVQGWGRLDNVTANAGFSLPGNLESHAPEDMRAMVLTNVLGPALLVRETLPQLRASQGRIVFVGSVAGVRNTPGNLYSVTKWAAHALAENTRLLVGKDRIGVTVVAPGVVDTAFWAERGGTPEEAMTPEQIAAAIAFALNQPAGVDINQITMRPTGQLG; via the coding sequence ATGGAGCCCGTCACGCTGATCACAGGTGGATCGACCGGAATCGGTGCCGCCACCGCCCGCACCCTCCTCAAGCAGGGCCACCGTGTGGCGGTCACCGGACGTGACGCGGGCAAGCTGGCCGCCTTCGCCGATTCGGCCGGAGCGGGTGAGCGGCTCCTGACGATCACTGGCGACGCCGCCGAGCCGGAGGACGTGGCCGCCGCCGTGGGCCGCGTTGTCCAGGGGTGGGGCCGACTGGACAACGTCACTGCCAACGCCGGTTTCTCGCTGCCCGGCAACCTGGAGAGCCACGCCCCCGAGGACATGCGCGCCATGGTCCTCACCAACGTTCTGGGCCCGGCCCTGCTGGTGCGTGAGACGCTGCCGCAGTTGAGGGCATCGCAGGGCCGGATCGTGTTCGTCGGTTCCGTCGCCGGGGTGCGCAACACGCCCGGCAACCTGTACTCGGTCACCAAGTGGGCCGCGCACGCGCTGGCGGAGAACACCCGGCTGCTGGTCGGCAAGGACCGCATCGGCGTGACCGTCGTCGCCCCCGGAGTGGTCGACACCGCGTTCTGGGCCGAGCGCGGCGGCACCCCCGAGGAGGCGATGACCCCCGAGCAGATCGCGGCCGCGATCGCCTTCGCGCTCAACCAGCCCGCGGGCGTGGACATCAACCAGATCACCATGCGCCCGACCGGGCAGCTCGGCTGA
- a CDS encoding GNAT family N-acetyltransferase, with translation MSWLPDDFVHPVHVPVPDSALHLRPIREADASIDHPAVMGSRERLWEMFGPAWGWPKETMTAEENRIDLRRHEKEMVAHQSFNYALLDEEETAVLGCVYIDPPERAGSDGEISWWVVDALVGGEAERAFDALVPQWIAADWPFRQPRYLGRDISWQDWLALPPAP, from the coding sequence ATGAGTTGGCTGCCTGACGACTTCGTCCACCCCGTCCACGTGCCCGTGCCCGACAGCGCACTTCACCTCCGGCCGATCCGGGAGGCGGACGCGTCGATCGACCACCCCGCCGTGATGGGATCCCGCGAGCGCCTGTGGGAGATGTTCGGGCCGGCCTGGGGCTGGCCCAAGGAGACGATGACGGCGGAGGAGAACCGCATCGACCTGCGGCGGCACGAGAAGGAGATGGTCGCGCACCAGTCCTTCAACTACGCACTGCTGGACGAGGAGGAGACGGCCGTCCTCGGCTGCGTCTACATCGACCCGCCCGAGCGCGCCGGCTCCGACGGCGAGATCTCCTGGTGGGTCGTCGACGCACTCGTCGGCGGCGAGGCGGAGCGCGCGTTCGACGCGCTGGTGCCGCAGTGGATCGCCGCCGACTGGCCCTTCCGGCAACCCCGCTACCTGGGCCGCGACATCAGCTGGCAGGACTGGCTGGCGCTGCCCCCTGCCCCCTGA
- a CDS encoding family 43 glycosylhydrolase: protein MLRQDTGTIRNPVLTGSHPDPSILRVGADYFLATSTFEWYPGVRLHHSRDLVHWQPLGGALDSTRLLDLTGCPDSGGVWAPNLSYADGLFHLVYSNVSTYAAGFTDSPNQLVTAPTIHGPWSDPVPLHSRGFDASLFHDGDDSRLLNLVHDWRPGHGGSAGLEATRYDRAARRLVGAPVRIALPPGSGWIEGPNLYRRGAWYYLLTADGGTGYQHQVTVARAASLAGPYERDPDGPLLTARNHPDLPLQKAGHGSLVHTPGPDGHTYLAYLVGRPHGRHGPCILGRETALAPVTWSPDGWPRTRGGLPGLDVPAPGPARDPAPDADRPHAADPQVGDPHGGHADGFDAPTLGPDWSTLRRPAGADWLSLTERPSHLRIRGGRSPQSLIGPSLVARRVAGPRCLFEATVDFRPSSFHHLAGITAYYNTRNWYFLHVTADDAGRPVLRRAGCDGGVTTVDEAGQERLGDAADGARLRLGLDLDGAVLRFRRDTGTGWRPMGPPLDATVLSDEHAEEMDEGGIRVLGFTGAFVGLWVWDLTGGARPADFDEAVHRAMP from the coding sequence ATGCTGCGTCAGGACACGGGCACGATCAGGAATCCCGTCCTGACGGGCTCGCACCCCGACCCGTCCATCCTGAGGGTCGGAGCCGACTACTTCCTCGCGACGTCGACCTTCGAGTGGTACCCGGGCGTGCGCCTGCACCACTCCCGGGATCTGGTGCACTGGCAGCCGCTCGGCGGCGCACTCGACAGCACGCGGCTGCTCGACCTGACCGGCTGCCCGGACTCCGGCGGGGTCTGGGCCCCCAACCTCAGCTACGCGGACGGCCTGTTCCACCTCGTCTACAGCAACGTCTCCACCTACGCGGCCGGCTTCACCGACAGCCCCAACCAGCTCGTCACGGCCCCGACGATCCACGGTCCGTGGTCCGACCCCGTCCCGCTGCACTCCCGCGGGTTCGACGCCTCCCTCTTCCACGACGGGGACGACAGCCGGCTGCTCAACCTGGTGCACGACTGGCGGCCGGGCCACGGAGGGAGCGCCGGCCTGGAGGCGACCCGCTACGACCGCGCCGCCAGGCGCCTGGTCGGTGCGCCGGTACGGATCGCGCTCCCGCCCGGCTCCGGATGGATCGAGGGCCCCAACCTCTACCGCCGCGGCGCCTGGTACTACCTGCTCACCGCCGACGGCGGCACCGGATACCAGCACCAGGTCACCGTCGCCCGAGCCGCCTCGCTCGCGGGCCCCTACGAACGCGACCCCGACGGGCCGCTCCTCACGGCCCGCAACCATCCCGACCTGCCCCTGCAGAAGGCCGGCCACGGCAGCCTCGTCCACACTCCGGGCCCCGACGGGCACACCTACCTCGCCTACCTGGTCGGCCGCCCGCACGGACGGCACGGCCCGTGCATCCTGGGCCGCGAGACCGCGCTGGCACCCGTCACCTGGTCGCCCGACGGATGGCCCCGCACCCGCGGCGGCCTGCCCGGCCTCGACGTCCCCGCCCCGGGCCCGGCCCGGGATCCGGCCCCCGACGCAGACCGTCCGCACGCCGCAGACCCGCAGGTCGGTGACCCGCACGGCGGGCACGCCGACGGCTTCGACGCGCCGACGCTCGGGCCCGACTGGTCGACGCTGCGCCGCCCCGCCGGTGCGGACTGGCTGTCGCTGACCGAACGCCCCTCCCATCTGCGGATCCGCGGTGGCCGCTCGCCGCAGAGCCTGATCGGCCCCAGCCTGGTGGCCCGCCGTGTCGCGGGGCCGCGCTGCCTGTTCGAGGCCACGGTGGACTTCCGGCCGAGCAGCTTCCACCATCTCGCCGGCATCACCGCCTACTACAACACCCGCAACTGGTACTTCCTCCACGTCACCGCCGACGACGCCGGCCGGCCGGTCCTCCGCCGGGCCGGCTGCGACGGCGGGGTGACCACCGTCGACGAGGCCGGTCAGGAGCGCCTGGGCGACGCGGCGGACGGAGCGCGGCTGCGGCTCGGGCTGGACCTGGACGGTGCGGTGCTGCGCTTCCGCCGTGACACGGGGACGGGCTGGCGCCCCATGGGCCCGCCCCTCGACGCCACCGTCCTGTCCGACGAACACGCCGAGGAGATGGACGAAGGCGGGATCCGGGTCCTGGGCTTCACCGGGGCCTTCGTCGGCCTGTGGGTCTGGGACTTGACCGGCGGTGCGAGGCCCGCCGATTTCGACGAGGCCGTCCACCGCGCGATGCCGTAG
- a CDS encoding TetR/AcrR family transcriptional regulator codes for MATRTRRPERRQDPLSRERIVGAAVELLDTVGESGLTFRALAERLATGPGAIYWHVTGRTELLGAATDAVVATIADDDADATPQEAIRALALGVFDAIDAHPWVGTQLARGPWQSRTLRVFERIGRQLQALRVPDAAQFTAASALLNYILGVAGQNADNTEAAKPGIDRTEYLDAMAAAWEQLDPDEYAFTRTVADQLRRHDDRAEFLAGIDLILAGITGPGPGPRTAGSR; via the coding sequence ATGGCAACCAGGACGCGCCGCCCGGAACGACGGCAGGACCCGCTCTCCCGGGAGCGCATCGTCGGCGCCGCTGTGGAACTCCTCGACACCGTGGGCGAGAGCGGGCTCACGTTCCGCGCACTCGCGGAGCGTCTCGCGACCGGCCCGGGAGCGATCTACTGGCACGTCACGGGCAGGACGGAACTCCTCGGCGCGGCCACCGACGCCGTCGTCGCGACCATCGCCGACGACGACGCCGACGCGACGCCGCAGGAGGCGATCCGCGCCCTCGCCCTCGGCGTGTTCGACGCGATCGACGCCCACCCCTGGGTCGGCACACAGCTCGCCCGCGGACCGTGGCAGTCGCGCACGCTGCGGGTGTTCGAGCGCATCGGACGCCAGCTCCAGGCGCTCCGCGTGCCCGACGCCGCGCAGTTCACCGCGGCGTCGGCGCTGCTGAACTACATCCTCGGGGTGGCCGGCCAGAACGCCGACAACACCGAGGCGGCCAAGCCGGGCATCGACCGGACGGAGTACCTCGACGCCATGGCAGCCGCATGGGAACAGCTCGACCCGGACGAGTACGCGTTCACCCGCACCGTCGCCGACCAGCTGCGCAGGCACGACGACCGGGCGGAGTTCCTCGCCGGCATCGACCTCATCCTCGCCGGAATCACCGGCCCCGGCCCCGGCCCCCGCACGGCCGGTAGCCGGTAG